The Solanum pennellii chromosome 7, SPENNV200 DNA segment ACTTTGGCAATAAAATTCTTAGAATAATTAGTTTCTGTTAGGGAACTGTATCATCTAAAGAACGTTCTTTCTACAAGGCAGTGGCTTGGTCATGTTTCATCTTTGTTAGGGCCATGCCAACAATAGGCATCTGTGCCTCCTTGTTGTCTACTTTGTTGATCATTATGGATGCATATCAGATTTTTCCACTTGTTTAGTAGAGGAACATTTTTCTAAGTCAAGTCAAACCCTCCTTCCAACAAAACCTCCCCTAAACCTTGATGTAGAGTTGAGCACAATATAAAGTCTTGTTACAGTCACAGGTGCCCTCGGATTAACTTTTCAATTATCTATTTGCCTCTTATTGGCTTATTTCAAGAAACTTAAATTTATTCGCTTAGAGCTAACTTCTTTTCAATGTATAGTATTAACATGACCATTTTAAAGGTTGGCAATTTCTTTAGCCTGAAATAATGTTAATTTGTATTTAGTTACTTCCTCTACTGTTTTCCGTTATCCTCTTTGTGCTTCGAAtcccaaaaagaattaaaaatggAACATTTTTACTATAGTGGAAACAATGTATtcgtttaattttaattgtcCATTAGAGCTTAATCCAGTACCTTTGTTGACTAGAACTATGTTTTCCTTGGAAAAGCTATTCTCTTTTTAGTGCAGGGACACTAGAGcacctattttttttatgttttccttTCCTTTGTAAGTTGTATTAGTTTTGGTTGGCTAGAGTCATGTGGGAGCGAAAAATTGATCTATGTAATTCACTAAAACTCCATTCTCCCCTTAAATAAGCAAGACAATTGGTGAGAACAGAAAAAGATGACCAAGTATTGAAAAGATAACGTGGAAATTagtagaataataataataataccataagtgataaaattgaaaaagaatacAACTATTATAGAAAAGTGATCCAAattctaaagttttaaaatggttaaaactgaggaaaggaaaaatatgcCCGAAAAGAAATGAAGTTGCAGGatgaaaagaaaattgtgaATGGTATGGGAGGAGGGAGATCGCTATTCCCAGGGTTGAGGTCATGGAAAGAATTGCCGCAGGGATGGAGGTGGATCAGGGGGGTATAGCTATGTGCAACATGTGCTATTTATGTAACAAACATGAAGAGAATGGAAGGCACTTCTTTCTACACTGCTGGGTAGCTAAGCAACTCTCGGATTTCTTTCTCGGCATGTTTAAATTGAATTGGACCATGTCAGTCTCTGTGAAAGATCTACTGCAACATTGGAGCCTCAGAGGAATTTCTGGGTGTTGAGGGTAAAGCAACTAATGCACAGGAGCTGAAATACAAGTGCTTTTATATGCTGGTTTTATGGTGCAAATTTCAGGATGTACATGATATTGACAGAATGATAGATTTCATTAGCACTCGACAGACATAGCCTGTAGGACCTACTGAACAAGATATTctccttcttttgttttttaaatgtAGGTAATATCTCACTTTTGTACAGTCCGATCACCTTCTTGACATTTGGCTTTGTTCCATTTACAAAAAAAGTTCTTTACTGATTAGAAAAGGAGGTAGGCAGCTTATGGAAAGCTGTGGTGGTAGGagtaaacaaaataaatgtaGCAATTCCAAGGTGGCTGGAAGAAGATGCATTGTCAGGGTGAGAGTTGCTGGTGTGAGCACAGGGAAGGGTTGGTGGGGGGTGGCTTGTCTAGAGTTTcaaggaggaggaagaagaagagaaaaaggagaaaattttGCTGAgttaaataaagaagaagaagaaataaggaCCTGTTGGTCTCTATTTGAACTTGATGGGCAAAGGATATAACCCCTCCCCCCTCCCTCCCGCTCTCCTCCCTAGTGTAGTGGTGTTGGTTTAAGATAGTGAAGATTTTTTGGATAACTAATCCTATGCAATGGTGTACCAAAACACAGGATTGGctggaattaaaaaaattgtctgTTGAAGTTTCTTCAATCGTTTTTGTTCAGTTAGCACATTTGATAATGTTTTTCCACGTTTCAGCTGTGTCTTTGTTGAGGATGGGGAAGTCATTGCCTCAGGAAGAAATCGAACAACTGAAACAAGAAATGTATGTGTTCAACTCTTAATTTCCTTAATAAGATCTGTATTGGGTATCTTCCATTATGTTAGATGGTGCTAAACTGTTGTCGATATGTATGCTGAGATAATCTGTCTTGCCCACCGATATTCATatgtatttgataaatattcacGCCCAATGTCCACATGCATGCTGTAATAAATATACCAGAGGAAAAGATGTACAGTGCAGGAGAGGTTGTATTGCAGTTGTGATATCTCCTGTTTCGTGTTGCGTGGTAACTATTGAAAGCATCATTGTTTACTCTCTGAACCACTTGAACTTTTTTCCTTTAGCTCAGTCGCGTAATTGTCCATAAGTGTAGGTGTGAAACCATAATGCGTGAAGGTGTTAAAAGGGATGAGGTACACTTAAAATCACTTGAAAGGAAGTTGTCTTGAAAGACATACAATTTCTTGGAATCCATATACATGTAAAATTAGCAAATACTAGGGTATAACGGACGAAAAAGATTCATTCTATTGATACCAATTACTTTAGGTCCTATGCTTTTAGGAGTCTCTTAGTCATATGAGAGATTTATACACTAGAagaaaatataggaaaaaaCCTATTACttttttcagtatttttattttgtatgataTTGGTCTCAGATTAGCTTAAGTGAAGTGACATGTGTGTGTGGGTTGGTGTAGCTGGCCCCAACTTGAATTTGTGAGAGAAGCGTAGTTGTCATTATTTGTCAATCATGTAATTGGCACAAGAAGGGTAGAGGAAAGAATGAACTTCTGCACAAAATACTTCTCCAAGAAATGGAGATTGTTTTGTGTCACCAAGGGAAAAGTGGAAAATACTGCCGTTATCATGCAAGGATGAGGGTTTGGGGGGTTCAGAGTGGAGATTTACCATAGACATGAAAAAAGATGTTTTCTAGAAATGTATGTGCTCCTAAATATATTTACGCTTGAAAGATATTTTTCTTGATGGGAATCTTCTTACTATTTCCTCCCATATCATGTTGTAGTTTATATATGTAACTTTGGATTCTTACTTCATTCATTATGCATAGATTGCCTTGTGGTTCTCACTCTCAGTCCTGTTGCGCTGAGATGCCTTTTGAAAAGATCTTTTCCCGCATGGGGATAAGACCCATTACTTGCAGATGATAGTTGCATGATTATTTGCTTGGTTTGGCTTAATCTATTGACTTCCACTAATTATTTAACGCTCGATACTGAGGTGCACTTATTTCCTAATCATGTAACCTGACTAAGCATTCCTATAAATCCAGGCTACAAGACATGCAGAGATGGAAGCAATTGATTTTCTAGTTCAACAGTGGCAGAAAAATGGACTTTCACCTCTTGAAGTTTCTGAAAGATTCTCAAAGTGCACTCTGTATGTCACCTGTGAGCCATGTATAATGTGCGCAGCAGCCTTGTCATATCTTGGTATGTTGAAGCATTTCATTATCTGCTGGTCTTGCTTTATATATCACTAGCACATTTCTCTAACATAACATGTTTCCTCTGCAAGGAATAAAGGAGGCATATTATGGATGTGCAAATGATAAATTTGGAGGCTGTGGATCTGTACTATCACTTCATACCAGCAACTCTAATCTTCCAACTAGGTTTGATAATATACTGAATATTATTCTCCACAATTCAGCTTTTCAAGAAAAAGTGACAAATGGGAAATTAATGGGAAGTTACAAAACATAACAGTGAATTAGCCTCATCAAAAAAGGGTTTCAAATGCACTGGGGGAATAATGGCTTCTGAAGCAGTTTCTCTTCTTCGGAGCTTCTATGAGCAAGGAAATCCAAATGGTATATCTCTATCTCCATAACATCATAATGAAGTAAATGCTGTTTGACACTAGATACTATACAGAGTGGAAGATGACTGACAGACTCTAGTAGTTTCAACCTGGAATTCATTCATCAGTGATCGTGTCACTGAATTTGTTGTTTTTGCACATGAATCAATATATTTAGAAATCCTGCTAGATATTACCCTGGAATGAAGTCAGGTCTCAATTCATGTGTCttggttttttatttgataCTGCTTCTGATCTCATTCATTCAGCATAACTATCACATATTACAGAGTATCGTCTGGAGAAAGAGTGCCCCGACGTGACTCTTAGTGGTCTACTAACAATCCATAAATATGAGGTTTTGCACCATTTTCTGAAAGAGGAGTGTAACTGGCGAACTGCAATAATCTCTTTCAGCTTATAAAGTAAAGGTCTCATTCAAGCTTTGACAGGGTAAAGtcttttattataaaatgaatTGGGAGGGGGTTCAAAGAGTTGAGAAGATGTTCATGTATACTTTCAGAAAACATGCTAATACTTTGAGGCTGTTCTCATCATGTTCAGAACATGATTGTTCATCCGTCTCTTACGTGTTGTGTGTTTCTTTCTAGTGTTGCTTCTGTTATGGCACTTATTATTTGTATGAGCTTGCTACTGCCAGCAtaacataaaaatgaattttcttttaattaaggTTACTCACATTTCAAACTAACTTTTCCTTGTTTAGCAGTAAACAGTGTATCAGTAGGGTTATAGGGAAGGGGGTGAGTTCTGGTATTTAGATAGAGAGGTCAAACAGGTTATATGAGTTTGATGTGTTGAACGTATTTGCACCAACAGTTGAAGCACTTAAATTTCTTGAGCGCGCACTCATGTTTCAAGCTTATTTACATTTGAATTGCTATAACGTAAAGATCCTTTCTTCTCCAACATCAAACTTGTTTTGTCTGTTGGAAAAGTTTGAGTAATTCTTGT contains these protein-coding regions:
- the LOC107024473 gene encoding tRNA-specific adenosine deaminase TAD2 — protein: MEDFSHTKNVEQPVPTPANFAVLNNNQMTSYAKETFEFMKLALEQANDALANLEVPVGCVFVEDGEVIASGRNRTTETRNATRHAEMEAIDFLVQQWQKNGLSPLEVSERFSKCTLYVTCEPCIMCAAALSYLGIKEAYYGCANDKFGGCGSVLSLHTSNSNLPTSELASSKKGFKCTGGIMASEAVSLLRSFYEQGNPNAPKPHRPLKQHV